One window of Arcobacter cloacae genomic DNA carries:
- a CDS encoding type II toxin-antitoxin system HipA family toxin translates to MEEINAYIYGKKIGTMIEHQGVIYFEYDKEFKINGLEISPIKLHTSKTNDAYTNLEHTTLYHGMAGVFFDSLPDKHGMAFIDRYFEKQGLKPFEVTLLHKLAFIGDRGMGAIEYVPKEDDIAVTSDVAINAKEAYEEMKQGILSDESSIESLMNIRQSVSPIGGGRPKMLVQYNYETKEIRLNKKELHKGYKRAIIKFDEIYEGVGSIGLTKLEYIFMSIAKEVGINTSEFQLINEGYANHLLVKRFDRDDNDEKIHMCSASGLMHLDISVLKATSYEYLFMLTRNICKSFENIEELFKRMILNILIFNFDDHAKNFAYLMDKNGKWSLSPAYDITYSKGLMKSHTTTICGKDLNITRDDVLKIAKSQGIKQIIATKIIDNCIDVVKTFEEKAKDIKLDINTIEECKNDINTQIKLLIK, encoded by the coding sequence ATGGAAGAGATAAACGCATATATTTATGGTAAAAAAATAGGAACGATGATTGAACATCAAGGAGTTATCTATTTTGAATATGATAAAGAATTTAAAATAAATGGACTCGAAATATCTCCAATTAAACTGCATACTTCAAAAACAAATGATGCTTATACAAATCTTGAACATACAACACTTTATCATGGAATGGCAGGGGTATTTTTTGATTCACTTCCTGATAAACATGGTATGGCTTTTATAGATAGATATTTTGAAAAGCAAGGATTAAAACCTTTTGAAGTAACACTTTTACATAAATTAGCTTTTATAGGTGATAGGGGAATGGGAGCAATTGAATATGTTCCAAAAGAAGATGATATTGCTGTAACTTCTGATGTTGCAATTAATGCAAAAGAAGCTTATGAAGAGATGAAGCAAGGAATACTAAGTGATGAGTCTTCAATTGAAAGCTTAATGAATATTAGACAAAGTGTTTCTCCTATAGGTGGTGGAAGACCTAAAATGCTAGTTCAATATAACTATGAAACAAAAGAAATTAGGCTAAATAAAAAAGAGCTTCATAAAGGCTATAAAAGAGCAATTATCAAATTTGATGAGATTTATGAAGGAGTTGGAAGTATTGGTTTAACAAAATTAGAATATATATTTATGTCAATAGCAAAAGAAGTAGGCATAAATACTTCAGAATTTCAATTAATCAATGAAGGTTATGCCAACCATCTTTTAGTAAAAAGATTTGACAGAGATGATAATGATGAAAAAATACATATGTGTTCAGCATCTGGACTTATGCATCTTGATATTTCAGTTTTAAAAGCCACATCTTATGAATATCTATTTATGCTCACTAGAAATATCTGTAAATCTTTTGAAAATATAGAAGAACTTTTTAAAAGAATGATTTTAAATATTTTGATTTTTAATTTTGATGACCACGCAAAAAATTTTGCTTATTTAATGGATAAAAATGGAAAATGGAGTTTGTCTCCTGCTTATGATATTACATATTCAAAAGGATTAATGAAATCACATACTACAACTATTTGTGGGAAAGATTTAAATATCACTAGAGATGATGTCTTAAAAATCGCAAAATCTCAAGGTATAAAACAAATAATAGCAACAAAGATTATTGATAACTGTATTGATGTTGTAAAAACATTTGAAGAAAAAGCAAAAGATATAAAACTAGATATAAATACGATAGAAGAGTGCAAAAATGATATAAATACTCAAATAAAATTATTGATTAAATAA
- a CDS encoding reverse transcriptase domain-containing protein, with the protein MFNVQLEQIFTEQKIKDSFLEISSKSKGLDEVSYNEFSTNLSKNIQDIKTSIITGSYTPEPLKKIEIPKPNTTEKRPLALSAIKDKLIQKVLYNSLRDYFETTFSDKSYAYRKDKSTLKAINRTSQFIQERNFWILKTDIDNFFETINHDKLLKILDKQISDKRIIKYIS; encoded by the coding sequence ATGTTTAATGTACAATTAGAACAAATTTTTACAGAACAAAAGATAAAAGACTCATTTTTAGAGATTTCATCAAAATCAAAAGGACTTGATGAAGTTTCATATAATGAGTTTAGCACTAATCTTTCAAAAAATATTCAAGATATTAAAACTTCAATTATCACAGGAAGTTATACTCCAGAACCACTAAAAAAGATAGAAATACCCAAACCAAACACAACTGAAAAAAGACCACTAGCTCTAAGTGCTATAAAAGATAAACTAATTCAAAAAGTTTTATACAACTCTTTAAGAGACTATTTTGAGACAACTTTTAGTGATAAATCCTACGCATACAGAAAAGATAAATCAACCCTAAAAGCTATAAATAGAACTTCACAATTTATACAAGAAAGAAATTTTTGGATTTTAAAAACTGATATTGACAACTTTTTTGAAACTATAAATCATGACAAACTTCTGAAAATTCTTGATAAACAAATAAGTGATAAAAGAATTATCAAATATATATCTTGA
- the cas1 gene encoding CRISPR-associated endonuclease Cas1, with product MIKELSNIYLDLMDKFLEKLQMPHVRYADDFVVLSKDEITAHKIKELLQTFLKTLDLSLEESKTKVTNIKEGFVFLGVHFVGKNRFVDNERLQKSISHLHTLAKTKLGFKAYIDELNTYLQALKNYYLKIIIPNSTQHQMLKDHLIDSISHKVFLNKSNKNINTKKEFKILLEQINFNILFDLQEINDKIELIIAKAYEKYLANKSYKETTTKIDKKKNIYAKKFANDSTLHISKEGLFLGISKNKFVIKEFGKVQNSFAFDKVSRIILEGKGILISTDVIKKSVENNITIDFINRDALSYASLITHKSSVTQNINKQAKILETPFQLYLATQFIKGKAKNQINYLKYLDKYHKILDENILKMQTILNKIDTAQNVSQLMGFEGSISALYWESLRLVIEVPFEKRVTFGAKDIVNSSLNYGYAILYGKVQHSLVHAGLSLNISFLHSIDGNKPTLTFDMIEEFRTFIVDRTIISMINKDEPIKLANDGLLTKSSRQLISKNIKEKLGSYTMWKKESQKVENIIQIQCHKLAKTIEDNTIPYKPFIGKY from the coding sequence GTGATAAAAGAATTATCAAATATATATCTTGATTTGATGGATAAATTTTTAGAAAAATTACAAATGCCCCATGTAAGATATGCAGATGATTTTGTAGTTCTATCAAAAGATGAGATAACAGCTCATAAAATAAAAGAGTTATTACAAACATTTTTAAAAACATTAGATTTATCCCTAGAAGAGTCAAAAACAAAAGTAACAAATATAAAAGAAGGCTTTGTTTTTTTAGGAGTTCATTTTGTAGGTAAAAACAGATTTGTTGACAATGAAAGACTTCAAAAATCAATCTCACACTTACACACTTTAGCAAAAACAAAACTAGGTTTCAAAGCTTATATAGATGAATTAAATACATATTTACAAGCACTTAAAAATTACTATTTAAAGATTATAATTCCAAATTCAACCCAACATCAAATGCTAAAAGACCATCTAATAGACTCAATATCCCATAAAGTATTTTTAAATAAATCAAATAAAAATATCAATACAAAAAAAGAGTTCAAAATACTTTTAGAACAAATAAATTTTAATATCCTTTTTGATTTACAAGAAATAAATGACAAAATAGAACTAATTATCGCAAAAGCTTACGAAAAATATCTTGCAAATAAATCTTACAAAGAAACAACAACAAAAATAGACAAAAAGAAAAATATCTATGCAAAAAAATTTGCAAATGATTCAACTTTACATATTTCAAAAGAGGGTTTATTTTTAGGCATAAGTAAAAATAAATTTGTCATAAAAGAGTTTGGAAAAGTGCAAAATAGTTTTGCATTTGATAAAGTAAGTAGAATTATTTTAGAAGGTAAAGGTATTCTCATCTCAACAGATGTTATAAAAAAATCTGTAGAAAACAATATAACAATAGATTTTATAAATCGTGATGCCTTATCTTATGCTTCACTAATAACTCATAAATCAAGTGTAACTCAAAATATAAATAAACAAGCAAAAATCCTAGAAACACCTTTTCAACTATATCTTGCAACTCAATTTATAAAAGGAAAAGCAAAAAATCAAATAAATTATCTAAAATATCTTGATAAATATCATAAAATTTTAGATGAAAATATTCTAAAAATGCAAACGATTTTAAATAAAATAGATACAGCTCAAAATGTATCACAACTCATGGGATTTGAGGGAAGTATCTCAGCACTTTATTGGGAAAGTCTAAGGCTTGTAATAGAAGTACCTTTTGAAAAAAGAGTAACTTTTGGAGCAAAAGATATAGTAAATAGTTCGTTAAATTATGGTTATGCAATACTTTATGGAAAAGTACAACACAGCTTAGTTCATGCAGGACTTAGTCTAAATATCTCTTTTTTACACTCAATAGATGGAAATAAACCAACCCTTACTTTTGATATGATAGAAGAGTTTAGAACTTTTATAGTAGATAGAACAATCATATCTATGATAAACAAAGATGAACCTATAAAACTAGCAAATGATGGACTTCTTACAAAATCTTCAAGACAACTAATATCAAAAAATATAAAAGAGAAACTAGGTAGCTACACTATGTGGAAAAAAGAATCACAAAAAGTGGAAAATATCATACAAATCCAATGCCATAAACTAGCAAAAACTATAGAAGATAATACCATACCATATAAACCATTTATAGGAAAATATTGA
- the cas2 gene encoding CRISPR-associated endonuclease Cas2 → MKYLITYDIQNDKRRKKISDELEAFGYRVNYSVFECELNHTKLKRLKEKLEELVDIKTDSLRFYHICENCIPKSFELCNKGEVFEKQDFFI, encoded by the coding sequence ATGAAATACTTAATAACCTATGATATACAAAATGATAAAAGAAGAAAAAAAATATCAGATGAACTTGAAGCTTTTGGATATAGGGTAAATTACTCTGTTTTTGAGTGTGAACTAAATCATACAAAATTAAAAAGATTAAAAGAAAAACTAGAAGAGTTAGTGGATATTAAAACTGATAGTTTAAGATTTTATCATATTTGTGAAAACTGTATCCCTAAATCTTTTGAACTTTGTAACAAAGGTGAAGTATTTGAAAAACAAGATTTTTTTATATAA
- a CDS encoding nucleotidyl transferase AbiEii/AbiGii toxin family protein has translation MHRDNWNDVFENQDKILKQLKPLENELFLAGGTGLQRFVLPQAYRHSEDLDFFFTNLKTKEEIDNIKNNILELMLQIPEVKLENIKWIKDEKAYRMFYSFKENDEIIKIELLNFTCCRLKDLSFGNIDIFRTENLYNLLLYKLKALCDRPDTIKDLFDLYFILRDLEKIDIKTLIEDINKKFEDAIGIKYSKENIISSLNHKLDWDIEIGEHINHLHGLKFEIDLFQSELKNAFLKDEILDFSYNSKIEKKALEFGLDKNDYVEIIEDNQFLVEEWKKYFQNKKTFYNDK, from the coding sequence ATGCATAGGGATAATTGGAATGATGTATTTGAAAATCAAGATAAAATACTAAAACAACTCAAACCTCTTGAAAATGAATTATTTTTAGCAGGTGGTACAGGATTACAAAGATTCGTACTACCTCAAGCTTACAGACACTCAGAAGATTTAGATTTCTTTTTTACTAACTTAAAAACAAAAGAAGAGATAGATAATATAAAAAATAATATCTTAGAATTAATGTTACAAATTCCTGAAGTAAAACTTGAAAATATAAAATGGATAAAAGATGAAAAAGCTTATAGAATGTTTTATAGCTTTAAAGAAAATGATGAGATTATAAAAATTGAACTTTTGAATTTTACTTGTTGTAGATTAAAAGATTTATCATTTGGAAATATTGATATTTTTAGAACTGAAAACTTATATAATCTTCTATTATACAAACTAAAAGCATTATGTGATAGACCTGATACTATAAAAGACCTTTTTGATTTATATTTTATATTACGAGATTTAGAAAAAATAGATATTAAAACTTTGATAGAAGATATAAATAAAAAATTTGAGGATGCTATTGGAATAAAATACTCTAAAGAAAATATTATCTCTTCTTTAAATCATAAACTAGATTGGGATATTGAAATTGGTGAACATATAAATCATTTACATGGATTAAAATTTGAAATTGATTTATTTCAGAGTGAATTAAAAAATGCTTTTCTTAAAGATGAAATTCTTGATTTTTCTTATAATTCAAAAATTGAGAAAAAAGCTTTAGAATTTGGTTTAGATAAAAATGATTATGTGGAAATTATAGAAGATAATCAATTTTTAGTAGAAGAATGGAAAAAATATTTTCAAAATAAAAAAACTTTCTATAACGATAAATAA
- a CDS encoding outer membrane protein, translating to MKKITKLAIVTSALALNLSAQTVSDYHIGVSSAKVLDKNFVELNVGYGANFYTQSNIFFGIAIELAYGQVDLENSKSADVVTSNGDFKLGYAMLENKLALYAIGSGALQGIDNMSGAGFGYGAGIDYRITDSFALNVEYKTYDMTSDKMPNYTFEKINTNFKYTF from the coding sequence ATGAAAAAAATAACAAAATTAGCAATCGTAACTTCGGCTTTAGCTTTGAATTTATCAGCTCAAACAGTTTCAGATTATCATATTGGGGTTTCTAGTGCAAAAGTATTAGATAAAAATTTTGTAGAACTAAATGTAGGTTATGGTGCAAACTTTTATACTCAAAGTAATATCTTTTTTGGAATCGCAATAGAGTTAGCCTATGGTCAAGTAGATTTAGAAAATAGTAAAAGTGCTGATGTTGTTACTTCAAATGGTGACTTTAAATTAGGATATGCAATGCTTGAAAATAAACTAGCTTTATATGCTATTGGTTCAGGGGCTTTACAAGGAATTGATAATATGAGTGGTGCAGGATTTGGATATGGTGCTGGGATTGATTATAGAATTACAGATAGTTTTGCTTTAAATGTTGAATATAAAACTTATGATATGACATCAGATAAGATGCCAAATTATACTTTTGAAAAAATCAATACAAATTTTAAATATACGTTTTAA
- a CDS encoding helix-turn-helix transcriptional regulator, with the protein MNIKKSTLQLQLLKEFLEGKKINLKDFSLQNDISIRTAQRYIEDLTEIFSENLIKEGDFYSFISNHFLEKNMLSFDRKELEIFVDLFSLIDFDFVNKFDENSSKFVEKLQKNYSLAYMIKQPAFENIFSKKDLIHDIKSAIKNRRYVNIRYFSDREFIFEEVKILKIVYTEGNFYLATLTNDELNNGFKFLRLNFITQLELLKNSFQRVIEAEIFLKKFQTIFSNYKIEPYEVVLEVDVSIKRFFKQKKFLSSQTILKEEDNLFVSYKVTNDMEILPLIRKWLPNIKIISPESTKEKFLDELKLYLNNNRLSNS; encoded by the coding sequence TTGAATATAAAAAAATCAACTCTACAGCTTCAACTTTTAAAAGAATTTCTTGAGGGAAAAAAAATAAATCTTAAAGATTTTTCTTTACAAAATGATATTAGTATAAGAACAGCTCAAAGATATATAGAGGATTTAACAGAGATATTTAGTGAAAATCTGATAAAAGAGGGTGATTTTTATAGTTTTATTTCTAATCATTTTTTAGAAAAAAATATGCTTTCGTTTGATAGAAAAGAGCTTGAGATATTTGTTGATTTATTTTCATTAATTGATTTTGATTTTGTAAATAAGTTTGATGAAAATAGTTCTAAATTTGTAGAAAAATTACAAAAAAATTACTCTTTGGCTTATATGATAAAACAACCAGCATTTGAAAATATTTTTTCTAAAAAAGATTTAATTCATGATATAAAAAGTGCCATAAAAAATAGAAGATATGTAAATATAAGATATTTTAGCGATAGAGAGTTTATTTTTGAAGAAGTTAAAATTTTAAAGATTGTTTATACAGAAGGTAATTTTTACCTTGCAACTCTAACAAATGATGAATTAAATAATGGTTTTAAGTTTTTAAGATTGAATTTTATAACTCAATTGGAACTTTTAAAAAATAGTTTTCAAAGAGTTATTGAAGCAGAAATTTTTTTAAAAAAATTCCAAACCATTTTTAGTAACTACAAAATTGAACCTTATGAAGTGGTATTAGAAGTTGATGTATCTATAAAAAGATTTTTCAAACAAAAAAAGTTTTTATCTTCACAAACTATTTTAAAAGAAGAGGATAATCTATTTGTGTCATATAAAGTTACAAATGATATGGAAATTTTACCTCTTATTAGAAAGTGGCTTCCAAATATAAAAATAATTTCACCAGAATCTACAAAAGAAAAATTTTTAGATGAATTAAAACTTTATCTAAACAATAATAGGCTTAGTAATTCTTAA
- a CDS encoding AAA family ATPase, which translates to MRTPFPFETIAPREFFYGRQKELDELKSHVKTCSNVLLFSKRRMGKSTLIKNLFNEVKEDYTVIYIDIYNIITAEDFGKLLLDGITKSQKGLDIKLSMQKLAQFFKRTKVEPTFDPQSGEMGIRAVTTALSFDELMEDSFNALFKMAKEKNVILAIDEFQQIADIKDVKIDAILRKYMQEAKNISYIFLGSKRNILNSLFAYKSPLYAMATPLSLQPLKLDDIYNYSKKHLDISKEIIEYIYNLSAKETKLIQMILHRIYIEKENIDKIDEKFVDNILEAILISKNDHYKSLFEFFSTNQKKAFKLLSKYERELFSEKILREENISRPSMQSSLNQLFAKEYIDKEDGEYFIPDRAFELWAKKKL; encoded by the coding sequence ATGCGAACTCCATTTCCCTTTGAAACAATTGCTCCTCGAGAGTTTTTTTATGGAAGACAAAAAGAGTTAGATGAATTAAAATCTCATGTGAAGACTTGTTCTAATGTTCTACTTTTTTCCAAAAGAAGAATGGGGAAAAGTACACTTATAAAAAATTTGTTTAATGAAGTCAAAGAAGATTATACTGTAATCTATATTGATATTTATAATATTATTACAGCAGAAGATTTTGGAAAATTATTATTAGATGGTATAACAAAAAGCCAAAAAGGTCTCGATATAAAACTATCTATGCAAAAACTTGCACAATTTTTTAAAAGAACAAAAGTAGAACCAACCTTTGATCCACAAAGTGGAGAAATGGGAATAAGAGCAGTAACAACAGCTTTAAGTTTTGATGAACTAATGGAAGATTCTTTTAATGCTTTGTTTAAAATGGCAAAAGAAAAAAATGTAATTTTAGCAATAGATGAATTTCAACAAATAGCAGATATTAAGGATGTGAAAATAGATGCTATTTTAAGAAAATATATGCAAGAAGCAAAAAACATATCTTATATATTTTTAGGTTCAAAAAGAAATATTTTAAACTCTTTGTTTGCTTACAAATCTCCGTTATATGCAATGGCAACACCTTTGTCTTTACAACCTTTAAAATTAGATGATATTTATAACTATTCAAAAAAACATTTAGATATTTCAAAAGAAATAATAGAATACATATATAATTTAAGTGCAAAAGAAACAAAGTTAATACAAATGATACTTCATAGAATATATATAGAAAAAGAGAATATTGACAAGATAGATGAAAAATTTGTAGATAATATTTTAGAAGCTATTTTAATATCAAAAAATGACCATTATAAATCTCTTTTTGAATTCTTTAGTACAAATCAAAAAAAAGCTTTTAAGCTTTTATCAAAATATGAAAGAGAACTCTTTTCTGAAAAAATATTAAGAGAAGAAAATATTTCAAGACCATCTATGCAATCATCTTTAAATCAGTTATTTGCAAAAGAGTATATAGATAAAGAAGATGGAGAATATTTTATTCCAGATAGAGCTTTTGAATTGTGGGCTAAGAAAAAATTGTAG
- a CDS encoding TetR/AcrR family transcriptional regulator, with protein sequence MIYSIMENIKIDTKIKIKNSAINLFNAQETLSVTTNHIAKEAGISPGNLYYHYKNKEEIVVDLYLDLSKRFEEINSFENILLNPNPIKAIDNTFELLGEIFYVYRFLLRDSMVLIALYPNFKEHFVKNQEKRIKQIETLLQFLLKENIIKYEENINLERRAKMHWFITAYWQSFTSSTIEVSKESIQEAKEVFFEFMIYPFLTKKGKEMLSNIHKI encoded by the coding sequence ATGATATACTCAATAATGGAAAATATAAAAATTGACACAAAAATAAAAATAAAAAATAGTGCAATAAATCTTTTTAATGCACAAGAAACACTTAGTGTGACTACAAATCACATAGCAAAAGAGGCTGGTATTTCTCCTGGAAATCTTTATTATCATTATAAAAATAAAGAAGAAATTGTAGTAGACCTTTATTTAGATTTATCAAAAAGATTTGAAGAGATTAATAGTTTTGAAAATATTTTACTAAATCCTAATCCTATAAAAGCTATTGATAATACTTTTGAATTACTTGGGGAGATTTTTTATGTATATAGATTTTTATTAAGAGATTCTATGGTATTGATTGCTTTATATCCAAATTTTAAAGAACATTTTGTAAAAAATCAAGAAAAAAGAATAAAACAAATAGAAACTCTTTTACAATTTTTACTAAAAGAAAATATTATCAAATATGAAGAAAATATAAATTTAGAACGAAGAGCTAAAATGCACTGGTTTATTACAGCATATTGGCAAAGTTTTACTTCATCAACAATTGAAGTTTCAAAAGAATCAATTCAAGAAGCAAAAGAAGTTTTTTTTGAATTTATGATATATCCTTTTTTAACAAAAAAAGGGAAAGAAATGCTATCAAATATACACAAAATATAA